The following are from one region of the Corylus avellana chromosome ca1, CavTom2PMs-1.0 genome:
- the LOC132170131 gene encoding auxin-induced protein 15A-like, with amino-acid sequence MGIRLMGIAHAKQKLQRTLSARIRMVSATIIDVPKGHFVVYVGEFKKRFVIPIAYLNYPLFQDLLNLAEEEFGYDHPMGGLTIPCSEEYFISLTSALNSSS; translated from the coding sequence ATGGGGATCCGATTGATGGGGATAGCACATGCAAAGCAAAAGCTGCAGAGAACTCTGTCAGCAAGAATCAGAATGGTCTCAGCCACAATCATTGATGTCCCAAAAGGCCACTTTGTAGTTTATGTTGGAGAATTCAAGAAGAGGTTTGTGATTCCTATTGCTTACTTGAACTATCCTTTATTCCAAGACTTGCTAAACCTGGCTGAGGAAGAATTTGGGTATGACCATCCCATGGGTGGTCTCACTATTCCATGCAGTGAAGAATACTTCATCAGTTTAACTTCAGCTCTAAATTCCTCATCATAA